ctgcctgctgcagctctagatcacttaggctatgtctacactcgaggcttcttgcgtgagtaaaatgcaaatgaagctaagcatggaatattgctgagcctcatttgcatacctaacgagccaccttttttttcagaagaggctcttgcgcaagaaggagcatctacactgccccttcgtgcacaagaaaagccctcttgtgcaatgctgttacagttattacttttcaggaagatggcgttgcgcaagagggtttttcttacaTACATAGAAAagttttcagaataacagccattaacCTGAAATAACGCAAGTGTCTACCCAGCAATTCCTTTCTAAATAATGTCCAACTTATTCAgactttggtaaacctcattctacaaagaataatacctattttgaaagacacatgtagacactccacttctgctattctgaaatagcccctcagctgggccatagtaaattattcctcatggggctctaaatcaagataacatgtctatattagggaagcctgttaGACTAATTTTTAGGCTTCCCTGCGGTACAGAcgtgctgttttgaaaaaagctattttgaaataactgttccggaatagcttattctgaaataactctgcagtgtagacagccttagaGCTGTAGGCTGGTTCCCTCCACTGGCTCTAAGTTCCTTAAGGGAAGAGGCTCTTCCCctaggccaatctctcagctcctattggctagttgTTTCCAGCTGAGAGATTGactggggtcaattcctattggccagttgtttctggccaacaggagctgaggagtgggctgggagatcacacaaagcctccccctcactccagagcagagagctgctggactgtgctttaaacctgcagcagctgtgtgcctgagggtcctagCAAGGTGGTCTGCAAGCTGGATCCGCTGACTTCGAGCTGCATTTTGCTCAGCCCTGGTTTAGAGAATACATGTATAGAGGCAGTCCAGTAAGTAAAAATAAGAATTCTCCAAAGTTAACTCACAGGGCTTAAGGAAACACACTCCTATAACCACAaaccaacatttttaaagagtGCTCAGCGTTGACCTAATTGCTCCAATCAAAGACACAAAGTTTTACCCTAGACACCAGTGGCAACAGTGTATCTATTGAGTGCATTTGAATAGCCTATGCTCTGTGTCCAATGGGTGGATTGTGAGGATGCGTGTTATATACGCCACTGGTACTTTTTGACCAAGGAGCAGGGGATTGGTATGGTTATCACCTCAGATATGAGTGGCTAACATAGGAGCACTGATGTGGCTTTCAAGCTAGCAGAATCAATCAAGACTAAAATACAAAACTAATAAATAACAAAAGTAAACTATCATGAGTTGCATTTAGTATGGTTTCTAGTAAAAGCATAGGTGTCCTTGCAGGAAAGTAAGTTTTACTAATGCATGTAAATAAAGTATTCATTTATGTTGTTTGATTGTTATTTTGACAGCCACATGACTTATAAAAGGGTAACAGATACCAAAACTACTTTTATATACTTAACTTTTCTGGTGGTTGCTATTTTGACCTTCAATACAGTTGCAAATAAAATTTGCATAgcaaactgatttaaaaaaaatccagagattTGAAGTAGCTATAGGAAAAATCCTGTCCAATGCCATACATATATTAAATGGCTTTTTCAATAAAATATACAgcatacaaatattaaaaatatctaTGAAGCCagtcctcctcctttctccccccccccaattttatTTACAACTTCTTAAATCTGGAATCCCTAAGGTGTTTAAACTTTTGCTGTTCAAAGACCCTATTACAGGAAATAGACACATGACACAAACAAGTGAACAAGCAGCTGATTACCACATCTCCTTTGTGAAAACTGGTGAGGACACCTGCAGACAACTAAATGCAAGTATGGTTTCAGATACTACTGTGATATTAGGAAATGCAACACGAGACACACATCAAATTGTTCTTCATTCCAGATAGTAATCCAACTGTTACCAGGCCCTTTCCTGTAGGTATGTTTGTTTCAACTTAATATACCCTCAGTAGCCAGGATTATTACAGATAAAATGTTATCCAAAACACATCTGATGTAATAGCTCGTCAGCTCTGCTTCTTATGTGCAAACTACAAAAAAATTCTGTGAAGTCAGATTCATGGTCCCTTAAGAAATGCAATTTCAGCATTTCCTCAGATTCACTGGTTTAATTTAAGCCTTTCGCAGAGAGtgtgagaatggggggggggggggggggggggggggtaagcaTGTTGGAAGAGGAAAACTATTGAGCCATCTAATAGTTGTATGGCATTTTTAATTCTTATAAATTGAGCCACTAAGCTTCTTTCACAACCCCCACCAAGGCAGGCCTCAAGGTACGCCCATGCAGCTTATAGCCAACCTTGGATACTAATGCAATAGAGCCAGGCTCCTTCCCTTCCATGGGAGCATGGAACAAAGCTTCATGTTCATAGGGATCAAACTTGGCTCCAACAGGATTCAGTTTGAGCAGGCCATGTTTTTTGAATACTTTTTGAATCTGCATTTCTGTCATGACAAGACCATCATACAGGTTCTTCAGATGAGGGTTTTCTTCCTTGAGCGCCTCTTTTGGAACACTCTCAGTTGCTTTTTCCAAAATGTCAGCAACTTCTAATAAGTCCTTGCAGAAGCTCTGAATCCCTATAATGAGATGAACAGCCATAAATCACAAGCAAAATCAAATTAATACTTGTTAAGGGAGATAGttaaatttatattaaaaaaacccaatgtGCTAGGAGTGCTAcacagcacttctgcctttgaattgtAGCAACAGCCAGATGGGCTCTTGcttcatttcaaagtggaagcacccttattgactaatcaatggaaattcctactaagcactagggatgtgaaggactagtctatcagcaaggggtggagggagagagagaagagagggtatttcaaagcagcagcactgcgtgccagaccccagactccatgcagcgctgctgctttgaaacgctgctgtgGGAACccatgggcagggctggattacccaataggcagactaagcatgtgctcagggcaccagcaaagcaggggcacaaaaaaaaatttacagtatagtattgtttttattttgaattacatgggGGGCCAcaaccataatcttttcagtgcttagggcctctaaaggtcttaatccggccctgcctgtggggtctctcctgctgaccccgggctccatgcggcctgctgctttgaaacaccataggAAGCCTGACTTCGGGCTCCTGTGgcaacaccacatggagcccaggatcagcatggagtccccagctgacctcaggctccatgtggcactttgacctttaaagtgtagcaacagggCGTTTCCACCTTTgactagtcaatgcaaaatgcatcaactattcaattagtcaattacccgcaatttaacatccctactaagcACCATACTAAGAAGGATGCTTGTGAGGAGTGAATTTCAAATTAATGTATTCATATGCTCATGGAAATTGTAAAACAGTTCTGAGTGGTGTTGAacttcactaagggtacgtctagactacaggcttctgtcgacagaaggcgttatgccttgtaaaatgaggtttaccagcgtcgacaaaactgctgagttctgtcgacgttatgtcgacagaactcagcggtagtgtggacgcaggtatagttttgtcgacaaaagtccacttttgtcgacaaaaccctgtagtctagacacaccccaagtctgcttctttttaatatttaattaactGGCCATGTTGTTTTTAGGC
Above is a window of Pelodiscus sinensis isolate JC-2024 chromosome 5, ASM4963464v1, whole genome shotgun sequence DNA encoding:
- the GRPEL1 gene encoding grpE protein homolog 1, mitochondrial — translated: MAAAARCVRLLLRPRCYPLLSCPPRTSPRLLCIATQQKSTGQNLEDDQSQSQNEPKAELNSPEKILIEEKAKLEEQLKEITDKYKRALADTENLRQRSQKLVEEAKLYGIQSFCKDLLEVADILEKATESVPKEALKEENPHLKNLYDGLVMTEMQIQKVFKKHGLLKLNPVGAKFDPYEHEALFHAPMEGKEPGSIALVSKVGYKLHGRTLRPALVGVVKEA